The genomic region TAATCAACGGCGGGCGGTGTCCGCCTGAAAATCGGCTGACGCAGCCACAAGACAATTGCGGAAGCCACAAACACGACCACAGCCAAAATAAAAAGCGTCCCGCCATCGCTTTGTCCGTCAACCGTCAACACGACGCCAAGCTTGGTGAGATGCGCTACGATCGCCCCGGAAATCACACCCAGAGATAGGAATGCACCAATCCAAATCGTGGCTGGAATGAGCAACAATACGCCCGCAATTAATTCGGCAATCCCCGATCCAATGCGACCCCAAGGCTCCAAGCCAATCGTCGAGAAAATATAAACAGACTCCGCCGCCCCAGAAAATTTAAAGAATAGCGTCTGCAGCAGAATCGCCGCTGCCAAGATTTGAAAGACCCAGCTCACGCTAGCAGGGGGTTTAGACAGTTTAATCGACTTTGGAATCATGGTTGTGGGACTCCAAAACCGAGATTCTATTCCCAACTCAAATAACGGTGCCAGACCCTACTCGTGTCGGAGCGCTTCGATCGGATTGAGCATTGCTGCCCGGAAAGCTGGGTAAAGTCCCGATAGGATGCCAATGGTATTACTGAACGCGAAACCGATAAACATCGCATTCCATGGAATCGATTCAATGACGTCTCCCCCAGGGACAAATTCTTGAAATACGCGGATTATCCCGAGGCTAATAAACATCCCAATGACACACCCGAGCAGGCTAATAAGGATCGATTCACAGATAAATTGAATAAACACATCGCTGCCCTGGGCGCCGATTGCCTTGCGCACGCCGATCTCGCGGATGCGCTCATTTACCGAGGCCAGCATCACGTTCATGATACCTATTCCGCCCACGACCAGCGAGATCGCAGCGATGCCACCCAGAGAAAATTTGAAGTTACGCTCCATGCTATTGAGCTCTGCTAACTGATCTTCACGAGTCTCCAAGCGAAAGTCTAAGATACCATTGTGCGCCATACGCACGGTATTTGTCAGCGCATCTTTGACAGCGGGAAGCTGTTCCAAGTCATCGACCAGCAGCTCGATTTTCGAAATCGATTCCTCCACACTCCTACGTTCCTGCGCGGTTGTGATAGGAATAAATGACTGGCGGAATTTCCAGTGTAGCGTGTTTTCGCTGTTGCCGATGCCGGGAACGATTTCCTCACGGATCACGCCAACCACAGAATATTTTTCCCCCTCTAACACCACATGCCTACCCACAGGCGAGATGCGACCAAATAAACGACGTGCAAGATAGGGTCCCAATACGATTACTCTAGCTTTCTCCTGAAGATCATACTCACTGAGCGAACGGCCAAACTCCATCTCGTAGCTCATGATTTCGAAGAAGTCGGGATGGATTCCCTTAATTCGATCCCAGTCCCGATGTCGCGGGCCTTGCACACGTCGCCAGCCCATTTCAAAGACGCCTGACACAGCACTGATGTCTTCCACAGTATGCCTGATGGCAGCGACATCAGCTAACGTCATCCCAGGACTGCGGAAGGCGATATCGACCTGACGATCAGGGGGATTCTCTCGCTCCAGTTGAACGCGCTCGATTCCCCCCATACTCTCAAAAGACTGCCGAGTTGAACCCAGCAGGCCCTCGATTACCCCCACCATCGACACCAGAGCTGCTACACCCAAAACAATCCCACTTACCGCGAGAAGGGTCCGCACCTTATGAGCCATGATCTCTCTGAGACCATTGACAATTCCAACCCATATCATGCCCATCAACTGTGACCTCCCACCTCAAGCCGCTTCTCCAATCGCGGCGCTTGTTTGAAGTCTTCAGTAATTTGCCCGTCTTTCGTGCGTATTACCCGATCGCAGAAACTGGCCACATGGGGATCGTGAGTAACAATCGCCAGGGTATGCCCTTCCCCTTTAAGCTCTTGGAAGAGGTCCATAATCCGATCGACATTCTTGCTATCGAGATTGCCAGTCGGCTCATCTCCCAGAATCAGCCGAGGGTCATTGATCAATGACCGGGCGATCGCTACGCGCTGGCGCTCTCCTCCCGATAACTCGAGCGGTGTATGGTTCATACGGTGAGCCATCCCAACACGCTCCAATGCTCGCTGCGCCCGCTCCTTACGATCTGGGTCGGCAAGACGTGAGTAGTGCGTAGGCAACAACACATTATCGATGACACTCAGTCTCGGCAGTAGGTTAAAGGACTGAAAAACAAAACCAATCTTCCGAGACCTCAGTACTGCACGTTTCTTTTTAGAGAGATGGGTGACCGGCTGGTCTTCGAAAAACAATTCACCGTCACTCGGGCGGTCCATGAGGCCCAGTACGTGCATCATGGTAGATTTACCAGAACCAGAACTTCCGGTGATTGCGACGAGCTCTCCCCGCTTGATAGAGATATCTACTCCGTCAAGCGCGGCCACTTTTTCTGAGCCGATCTTATAGACCTTTCTCAGTGCTCTACCCTCGATAACATTCACGACTCCTCTCCCTCAGAGCTCTTCTCAACCATGGTATCCTTTGGAGGGCGCGCACGTGACACCATATCGCCTTCATCGAGACCACGCTTGATCTCGATTCTCTGCATGTCCTTTAGCCCGATTTCTACGTCGTGTTCAGAAAATCCAGATTCGGACTTGAGATAGACAAACGGCTCGTCGTCTTCGTCAAAAAATAAGCATGATATGGGGATAGTCACTGCCTCTGAGACTTCAGCGACCGGAACCGTTATCTCGCCACTGATTCCGGGTTTTACCCGTGCATCTGTCGCCGACAGCGTGAAACGCACGGGGAATACCGGGCGATTTCGATCACGTTGGGCGGAAGCCGCTATCTGTGTGACGCGCGCGTCGAGCTCCAAATCTTCGATAGAGTCGAAGGTCACCTGAACCATCTTACCCAAGAACACATCGCTCACCTCCAACTCACCCAAATTTGCCTCCAAATACATCAGTGTTAGGTCTGCAACAGACATGAGCTTCGTGCCAGAATTATTAGAGGATACGCCGTTGATCACCTGCCCTTCGTTTATCCGCAGATCGATCACGATCCCATCATGAGGCGCCACCACTGTCGTACGCTGATAGTTTTCACGCGCATCAGCCAAGCGCGTTTCACGGATCTCCAAATCAATCTTTGCCAGATCCAAGCGCGTCTTTGCGTCTAAAAAATCAGCTTCGTTAGCGAAGCCTTCTGCTCGTAGCACTTCAAGACGTTGGTAAGCCCGCTCCGCTTGCTCCAGACGGAGCTTATAAGCCTCGGAAGAGCGCTCTGCTTCCTGAAGACGCGCCTGCAACTGTGTGCGGTCCAACTCGACGAGCGGCTGACCCCGCTCCACCTTCTGGCCATCTTCCACTAAGATGCGAATGATCCGGCCGTTAATTTCCGCCTTCACTTCAGTCTCAACAATCGGCCTGACCTCCGCGCTGGTTACAATCTCT from Opitutales bacterium harbors:
- a CDS encoding DoxX family protein gives rise to the protein MIPKSIKLSKPPASVSWVFQILAAAILLQTLFFKFSGAAESVYIFSTIGLEPWGRIGSGIAELIAGVLLLIPATIWIGAFLSLGVISGAIVAHLTKLGVVLTVDGQSDGGTLFILAVVVFVASAIVLWLRQPIFRRTPPAVD
- a CDS encoding ABC transporter permease; amino-acid sequence: MAHKVRTLLAVSGIVLGVAALVSMVGVIEGLLGSTRQSFESMGGIERVQLERENPPDRQVDIAFRSPGMTLADVAAIRHTVEDISAVSGVFEMGWRRVQGPRHRDWDRIKGIHPDFFEIMSYEMEFGRSLSEYDLQEKARVIVLGPYLARRLFGRISPVGRHVVLEGEKYSVVGVIREEIVPGIGNSENTLHWKFRQSFIPITTAQERRSVEESISKIELLVDDLEQLPAVKDALTNTVRMAHNGILDFRLETREDQLAELNSMERNFKFSLGGIAAISLVVGGIGIMNVMLASVNERIREIGVRKAIGAQGSDVFIQFICESILISLLGCVIGMFISLGIIRVFQEFVPGGDVIESIPWNAMFIGFAFSNTIGILSGLYPAFRAAMLNPIEALRHE
- a CDS encoding ABC transporter ATP-binding protein: MNVIEGRALRKVYKIGSEKVAALDGVDISIKRGELVAITGSSGSGKSTMMHVLGLMDRPSDGELFFEDQPVTHLSKKKRAVLRSRKIGFVFQSFNLLPRLSVIDNVLLPTHYSRLADPDRKERAQRALERVGMAHRMNHTPLELSGGERQRVAIARSLINDPRLILGDEPTGNLDSKNVDRIMDLFQELKGEGHTLAIVTHDPHVASFCDRVIRTKDGQITEDFKQAPRLEKRLEVGGHS
- a CDS encoding efflux RND transporter periplasmic adaptor subunit → MKNIIIFVVLIAGLGFGSYTLFFVLKKDPESDRLETIEEVRTVSAKIEDVKEEIVTSAEVRPIVETEVKAEINGRIIRILVEDGQKVERGQPLVELDRTQLQARLQEAERSSEAYKLRLEQAERAYQRLEVLRAEGFANEADFLDAKTRLDLAKIDLEIRETRLADARENYQRTTVVAPHDGIVIDLRINEGQVINGVSSNNSGTKLMSVADLTLMYLEANLGELEVSDVFLGKMVQVTFDSIEDLELDARVTQIAASAQRDRNRPVFPVRFTLSATDARVKPGISGEITVPVAEVSEAVTIPISCLFFDEDDEPFVYLKSESGFSEHDVEIGLKDMQRIEIKRGLDEGDMVSRARPPKDTMVEKSSEGEES